One genomic window of Borreliella garinii includes the following:
- a CDS encoding BB0689 family surface lipoprotein: MKKLILIFTLFSSQACNLNTIHPIDTKEDMKILYSEIAELRKKLNLNHLEIDDTLEKVAKEYAIKLGENKTLTHTLFGTSPMTRIHKYDKSFNLTREILASGIELDRVVDAWLKSPSHKEALINKDTDKIGGYRLKTNNNINIFVVLFGKRKENN; encoded by the coding sequence ATGAAAAAATTGATTTTGATTTTTACACTGTTTTCGTCTCAAGCATGCAATTTAAATACAATACATCCAATAGATACAAAAGAAGATATGAAAATTCTATATTCAGAAATTGCTGAATTGAGAAAAAAATTAAATCTAAACCATCTAGAAATAGATGATACTCTTGAAAAAGTTGCAAAAGAATATGCTATCAAACTAGGTGAAAATAAAACACTAACTCATACCCTTTTTGGCACATCCCCAATGACAAGAATACATAAATACGATAAATCCTTTAATTTAACAAGAGAGATACTAGCATCAGGAATTGAACTTGACAGAGTAGTTGATGCATGGCTTAAAAGTCCAAGCCACAAAGAAGCTCTTATTAATAAAGATACCGATAAAATAGGTGGGTATAGATTAAAAACAAATAACAATATAAATATATTTGTGGTTCTTTTTGGAAAAAGAAAAGAGAATAATTGA
- the mvk gene encoding mevalonate kinase, which translates to MLRIRKPAKILFLGEHSAVYGFPVIGATVPIYMDLVYSVSKNWKYLGKSSTRLNSLISFIVSNYNKVNPIEFDILSEIPIGVGFGSSASLSLCFAEYITSHFEYRDCNKIFLANQIENIFHGKSSGMDIRLIDLGGTFYLEKKEDIFNSKKLKDSGFYFLIGAIKRDFTTKEIVVNLKKQLLSNADLFVFIEKLGLAVSNAYAAFHNKDVYSLANEINVAHYFLKRLGLSNDTLDWLISSGIKLGALSGKLSGSGKGGAFIFLFESREKANTVQKELNNMLKNYKINLVLELKIIEV; encoded by the coding sequence ATGCTAAGAATAAGAAAGCCTGCTAAAATATTATTCTTAGGTGAACATAGCGCTGTTTATGGATTTCCAGTTATTGGAGCTACAGTTCCAATTTATATGGATTTGGTGTACAGTGTGTCTAAAAATTGGAAATATTTAGGAAAATCTAGTACAAGACTAAATAGTCTGATAAGTTTTATTGTTTCAAATTACAACAAAGTTAATCCAATTGAGTTTGATATTCTTTCTGAAATTCCTATTGGAGTTGGCTTTGGTTCTTCTGCTAGTCTTAGTTTGTGTTTTGCAGAATATATTACAAGTCATTTTGAATATAGGGATTGTAATAAAATTTTTTTGGCAAATCAAATTGAAAACATTTTTCACGGCAAATCTTCTGGAATGGATATTAGACTAATTGATCTTGGTGGAACTTTTTATTTAGAGAAAAAAGAAGATATTTTTAATTCAAAAAAATTGAAAGATTCTGGTTTTTATTTTTTAATAGGAGCTATAAAAAGAGATTTTACGACTAAAGAAATAGTTGTTAATTTAAAAAAACAGTTATTATCTAATGCTGATTTGTTTGTTTTTATTGAAAAGCTTGGTCTTGCTGTAAGCAATGCTTATGCTGCTTTTCATAATAAAGATGTATATTCTTTAGCTAATGAAATAAATGTTGCACACTATTTTTTAAAGCGCTTAGGACTATCTAATGATACTCTTGATTGGCTAATAAGTAGTGGGATTAAATTAGGTGCTCTTTCTGGCAAGTTAAGTGGCTCTGGTAAAGGAGGAGCTTTTATTTTTCTTTTTGAAAGTCGAGAAAAAGCCAATACAGTTCAAAAAGAATTAAACAATATGCTTAAAAATTATAAAATAAACTTGGTCTTAGAGTTAAAAATAATTGAAGTTTAG
- a CDS encoding GHMP family kinase ATP-binding protein, which produces MDLISFSVPGNLLLMGEYTILEESGLGLAIAINKRAFFSFKKSDSWRFFSKKKEIDDFSLIENRNDLVFKMFSYLSQNCFLNLESFAYDVYIDTSNFFFNDGTKKGFGSSAVVAIGIACGLFFIYNATNVVDKDEIFKYCLEAYRHAQGGIGSGYDIATSIFGGVIEFEGGFAPKYRQLGSLEFNDFYLIRGLQAVKTTASIYEYNKHRDSILDFIFKCNSEMKKLVLSVSASKSALISSLRRAKELGLAIGEAIGVSAALPPSFEHLQDQCDLIKALGAGNETFLVFRPNIKAFDLSKIIPIVLEHESIKFEIEKC; this is translated from the coding sequence ATGGATTTGATTAGTTTTTCTGTGCCTGGAAATTTGCTTTTAATGGGGGAATATACTATTTTAGAGGAAAGTGGACTGGGGTTGGCAATTGCCATCAATAAGAGAGCATTTTTTTCTTTCAAAAAAAGCGATTCTTGGCGTTTCTTTAGCAAAAAGAAAGAGATAGACGATTTTTCTTTAATAGAAAATAGAAATGATCTTGTTTTTAAAATGTTTTCATATTTGAGTCAAAATTGTTTTTTAAATTTAGAGAGTTTTGCATATGATGTGTATATTGATACAAGTAATTTTTTCTTTAATGATGGAACTAAAAAGGGATTTGGATCAAGCGCTGTTGTTGCTATTGGTATAGCATGTGGACTTTTTTTTATTTATAATGCTACTAATGTTGTTGATAAAGATGAAATTTTTAAATATTGTTTAGAAGCTTACAGGCACGCTCAAGGAGGAATAGGTAGTGGGTATGATATTGCTACTAGTATTTTTGGAGGTGTTATTGAGTTTGAAGGTGGTTTTGCTCCTAAATACAGACAACTAGGTTCTTTAGAGTTTAATGATTTTTATTTAATTCGGGGTTTGCAAGCAGTTAAAACCACTGCTTCTATTTATGAGTACAACAAACATAGAGATTCTATTTTAGATTTTATATTTAAATGCAATTCGGAGATGAAAAAACTTGTTTTAAGTGTTAGCGCTTCTAAATCCGCATTAATTTCTAGTTTAAGAAGAGCTAAAGAATTAGGATTGGCAATCGGAGAGGCAATAGGAGTTTCTGCAGCCTTGCCCCCAAGTTTTGAGCACCTTCAGGATCAATGTGATTTGATTAAGGCCTTAGGAGCTGGAAATGAAACTTTTTTAGTTTTTAGGCCTAATATTAAAGCTTTTGATTTGTCAAAAATTATTCCAATTGTTTTAGAGCACGAAAGCATTAAGTTTGAAATCGAGAAATGCTAA
- the mvaD gene encoding diphosphomevalonate decarboxylase — protein sequence MKVKCKVNASLALIKYWGKKDAFLNIPATSSLAVSVDKFYSISELELSDQDEIILNSKPVVFQNREKVFFDYARKILSEPNVRFKIKSENNFPTAAGLASSSSGFASIAACILKYFNKYSFNSASNLARVGSASAARAIYGGFTILKEGSKESFQLRDQSYFNDLRIIFAIIDSNEKELSSRVAMNICKHHEFYYDAWIASSKKIFKDALYFFLKKDFIRFGANVIKSYQNMFALMFASSIFYFKSSTIDLIKYAANLRNEGIFVFETMDAGPQVKFLCLEKNLNTILKRLKQNFTDINFIVSKVGCGLEWI from the coding sequence ATGAAAGTAAAGTGCAAAGTTAATGCAAGCTTAGCTTTAATTAAATATTGGGGTAAGAAGGATGCTTTTTTAAATATTCCAGCGACTTCTAGTCTTGCCGTTAGTGTTGATAAATTTTATTCAATAAGTGAACTTGAACTTTCAGATCAAGATGAAATAATTTTAAATTCAAAGCCAGTTGTATTTCAAAATAGAGAAAAGGTGTTTTTTGATTATGCAAGAAAAATTCTTAGTGAACCGAATGTTAGATTTAAAATTAAAAGTGAAAACAATTTTCCAACAGCAGCAGGCCTTGCAAGTTCAAGTTCAGGTTTTGCTTCTATTGCTGCTTGTATTTTGAAATATTTTAATAAATATTCTTTTAATAGTGCATCTAATCTTGCAAGAGTAGGATCAGCTTCTGCGGCAAGGGCTATTTATGGGGGGTTTACTATTTTGAAAGAAGGATCAAAAGAATCTTTTCAATTAAGAGATCAATCTTATTTTAATGACTTGCGCATTATATTCGCCATAATTGATAGTAATGAAAAAGAATTGTCTTCAAGAGTTGCAATGAATATTTGTAAACACCATGAATTTTATTATGATGCTTGGATTGCTTCTAGTAAAAAGATTTTTAAAGATGCTTTATATTTTTTTTTAAAAAAAGATTTTATACGCTTTGGAGCAAATGTTATAAAAAGTTATCAGAATATGTTTGCTTTAATGTTTGCATCTTCTATTTTTTATTTTAAAAGTAGTACAATAGATTTAATTAAATATGCTGCTAATTTGAGAAATGAAGGAATTTTTGTATTTGAGACAATGGATGCGGGCCCCCAGGTAAAGTTTCTTTGTTTGGAGAAAAATTTAAATACTATTTTAAAAAGACTTAAACAAAATTTTACCGATATTAATTTTATTGTTTCAAAGGTTGGGTGTGGCTTAGAATGGATTTGA
- a CDS encoding hydroxymethylglutaryl-CoA reductase, degradative, whose protein sequence is MELSKNFRHKSVLEKRQEIKSFLGLSFKDFFYNNANEDFLFNMIENYIGYLSFPIGIVKNLKINGKYYSLPIATEESSVVAALNFAAKILENANLRYSLGEVLGISQIYIKTEKDLSKIFVDLGDKIKTWIEPLLVNMNQRGGGFRRLSTRYIKELGIQKLNLYLDTCDAMGANLLNSIAERVAACIFKEFGYECVLKVLSNDINEFTTKASFVLDFKHLLPSKEGSWNLAKKIELISSIGFYEEERAVTNNKGIMNGITGVCLATFNDTRALEASVHRFASKSGKYLPLSKFYTIDNALVGEIEIPLQVGTKGGVTSFSEASILSFRIMNVNSKSEFMGILSCVGLASNFAALRALAFNGIKKGHMRLHVNKILYLLKTKYNISNFEKDKLLLEMERMGIYSFDFAFKILKKIRLENESKVQS, encoded by the coding sequence ATGGAACTTAGTAAAAATTTTAGGCATAAAAGTGTTTTAGAAAAAAGGCAAGAGATAAAAAGTTTTTTGGGATTATCTTTTAAAGATTTTTTTTATAATAATGCCAATGAAGATTTTCTTTTTAATATGATAGAAAATTATATTGGATATTTATCTTTTCCTATTGGAATCGTAAAAAATTTGAAAATAAATGGTAAATACTATTCTTTGCCTATTGCAACAGAAGAATCTTCTGTGGTTGCTGCCTTAAATTTTGCGGCAAAAATTCTTGAAAATGCTAATTTGAGGTATTCTTTGGGCGAAGTATTGGGAATTTCTCAAATTTATATAAAAACGGAAAAAGATTTAAGTAAAATTTTTGTTGATCTTGGCGATAAAATCAAGACCTGGATTGAACCTCTTCTGGTCAATATGAATCAAAGAGGAGGTGGATTTAGAAGATTATCAACTAGGTATATTAAAGAGCTTGGTATTCAAAAATTGAATCTTTATTTGGATACCTGTGATGCGATGGGTGCTAATTTACTAAACTCAATTGCAGAGCGTGTAGCAGCATGTATTTTTAAAGAATTTGGATATGAGTGCGTTTTAAAAGTTTTAAGCAATGATATTAATGAATTTACAACCAAAGCCTCTTTTGTTTTAGATTTTAAGCATTTGCTACCAAGCAAAGAGGGATCTTGGAATTTGGCTAAAAAAATTGAACTTATTTCTAGTATAGGTTTCTATGAAGAGGAGCGAGCTGTTACTAATAATAAAGGTATTATGAATGGAATTACAGGAGTATGTCTTGCAACTTTTAATGATACAAGAGCGCTTGAGGCTTCTGTTCACAGATTTGCTTCAAAAAGTGGTAAATACCTTCCCCTTAGTAAATTTTATACTATTGATAATGCTTTGGTTGGAGAAATCGAAATTCCTTTGCAAGTTGGCACTAAGGGTGGGGTTACATCTTTTAGCGAAGCTTCAATTTTAAGCTTTAGAATTATGAATGTAAATAGTAAGAGTGAATTTATGGGTATTCTCTCTTGCGTTGGACTTGCTAGTAATTTTGCTGCATTAAGAGCTCTTGCATTTAACGGGATTAAAAAGGGTCACATGAGATTACATGTTAATAAAATACTTTACCTTTTAAAGACAAAATATAATATTTCTAATTTCGAGAAAGACAAATTATTATTAGAAATGGAAAGAATGGGTATTTATTCTTTTGATTTTGCTTTTAAAATTTTAAAGAAAATAAGGTTAGAGAATGAAAGTAAAGTGCAAAGTTAA
- the fni gene encoding type 2 isopentenyl-diphosphate Delta-isomerase: MGIEPNILENKKRHIEICLNKNDVKGGCNFLKFIKLKHNALSDFNFSEISIKEEIFGYNINMPVFISSMTGGGKEGNDFNKSLVKIANYLKIPIGLGSFKLLFKYPEYITDFSLKRYAYDIPLFANIGAVQIVEFGISRIAEMIKRLEVDAIVTHLNAGQELMNVNGDRNFKGIKESIAKLSEFINIPLIVKETGFGISPNDVKELFKLGVSYVDLAGSGGTNWVLVEGMRSNDLNVASCFSDWGIPSIFTLLSIDDSLKTNVFASGGYETGMDIVKGIALGAKLIGVAAVVLRAFYNSGEDAVISLFSDYEHVLKMSMFLSGSKSLLELRKNKYFLSSYLLAELGVFKQFYGT; encoded by the coding sequence ATGGGTATCGAGCCTAATATACTAGAAAATAAAAAGAGGCATATTGAAATTTGTTTAAATAAAAACGATGTTAAAGGCGGCTGCAATTTTTTAAAGTTTATTAAGCTAAAACATAATGCTCTTAGTGATTTTAATTTTTCTGAGATAAGCATAAAAGAAGAAATATTTGGATACAATATTAACATGCCTGTTTTTATTTCTTCCATGACAGGAGGCGGTAAAGAAGGGAATGATTTTAATAAATCTTTAGTTAAAATTGCAAATTATTTGAAAATTCCCATTGGTTTAGGTTCTTTTAAGCTTTTGTTTAAATATCCCGAATACATAACAGACTTTAGTCTTAAAAGGTATGCCTATGATATTCCTTTGTTTGCTAATATTGGTGCTGTTCAGATTGTTGAGTTTGGTATTTCTAGAATAGCTGAAATGATCAAAAGATTGGAAGTTGATGCAATTGTTACTCATCTTAATGCAGGTCAGGAATTGATGAATGTTAATGGAGACAGAAATTTTAAAGGAATAAAAGAATCAATAGCTAAATTGTCTGAGTTTATAAATATTCCATTGATTGTTAAAGAGACGGGCTTTGGAATTTCACCAAACGACGTTAAGGAATTATTTAAACTTGGTGTTTCTTATGTTGATCTTGCGGGGAGCGGTGGAACTAATTGGGTCTTAGTAGAAGGTATGAGGAGTAATGATCTAAATGTTGCATCTTGTTTTTCTGACTGGGGCATTCCTTCGATTTTTACTTTACTTAGCATTGATGATTCTCTAAAGACTAATGTTTTTGCATCTGGTGGATATGAGACTGGTATGGATATTGTTAAAGGAATTGCCCTTGGAGCTAAGCTCATAGGCGTTGCAGCGGTTGTTCTTAGAGCTTTTTATAATTCAGGAGAAGATGCTGTAATTAGTCTTTTTTCTGATTATGAGCATGTTTTAAAAATGTCTATGTTTTTAAGTGGAAGTAAAAGTTTGTTAGAACTTAGAAAAAATAAGTATTTTTTGAGTAGTTATTTACTTGCAGAGCTTGGAGTTTTTAAGCAGTTTTATGGAACTTAG
- a CDS encoding hydroxymethylglutaryl-CoA synthase, producing the protein MKIGISDIRIFLPLNYLDFSVLLENPLYSSNEVFFKKINRAIDATLQKGFRFTSPNEDSVTMASSAVKLIFDNNNLDLNKIRMLLGGTETGVDHSKAISSYVFGALKQSGICLGNNFLTFQVQHACAGAAISLHTAASVLSHSNNSEYGIVFSSDIAHYSNLTTAEITQGAGATAILVEKNPKLLSINLSEFGVYTDDVDDFFRPFGSVEAKVRGQYSVECYNNANENALKDFAAKKQLSIKDLFSNYRFILHVPFAKMPIDSMHYILKKYYSDDESVRNAYLESIDFYDGVEAAMEVGNLYTGSIFLSLAFYLKRVFSKKDITGEKILFCSYGSGNIMIIYEFTIEKGAFDVVKLWDLDGLIKNRNNANFEEYKDFFQNKIVPGESKGFYLKELRNDGYRVYGYRA; encoded by the coding sequence ATGAAAATAGGTATTAGTGATATTAGGATTTTTTTACCTTTAAATTATTTAGACTTTTCTGTTCTTTTGGAAAATCCTTTATATTCTTCCAATGAAGTTTTTTTTAAAAAAATCAATAGAGCGATAGATGCAACCCTGCAAAAAGGTTTTAGGTTTACCAGTCCCAATGAGGATAGTGTAACAATGGCAAGTTCAGCTGTTAAGCTTATTTTTGACAACAATAATCTTGATTTAAACAAAATTAGAATGCTTTTAGGTGGAACTGAGACAGGTGTTGATCATTCAAAGGCAATTTCTTCTTATGTTTTTGGAGCTTTAAAGCAGTCTGGTATTTGTTTGGGAAATAATTTTCTAACTTTCCAAGTTCAGCATGCGTGCGCTGGTGCTGCTATTTCTTTACACACTGCAGCAAGTGTTTTAAGCCATTCTAATAATTCTGAATATGGTATAGTTTTTTCTTCAGATATTGCGCATTATAGCAATCTTACTACAGCCGAGATTACCCAAGGAGCTGGTGCAACTGCAATTCTGGTTGAAAAAAATCCAAAGCTACTCTCTATTAATTTATCTGAATTTGGAGTTTATACCGATGATGTTGATGATTTTTTTAGACCTTTTGGAAGCGTTGAAGCTAAGGTGCGGGGTCAATATTCAGTTGAATGTTACAATAATGCAAACGAAAATGCTTTAAAAGATTTTGCTGCCAAAAAGCAACTTAGTATTAAAGATTTATTTTCTAATTATAGGTTTATTTTGCATGTTCCTTTTGCTAAAATGCCGATAGATTCAATGCATTATATTTTAAAAAAATATTATAGTGATGATGAATCTGTTAGGAATGCTTATTTAGAATCAATAGATTTTTACGATGGAGTTGAAGCTGCTATGGAAGTGGGGAATTTGTATACGGGTTCAATTTTTCTATCTTTAGCATTTTATTTAAAAAGAGTGTTCTCCAAGAAAGATATTACAGGAGAAAAGATATTGTTTTGTTCTTATGGATCTGGCAATATTATGATTATTTATGAATTTACCATTGAAAAAGGTGCTTTTGATGTTGTTAAATTATGGGATCTTGATGGACTTATAAAAAATAGAAATAATGCAAATTTTGAAGAATATAAAGATTTCTTTCAGAATAAAATAGTTCCTGGCGAATCCAAAGGATTTTATTTAAAAGAATTAAGGAATGATGGATACCGAGTTTATGGGTATCGAGCCTAA
- the mnmA gene encoding tRNA 2-thiouridine(34) synthase MnmA, which yields MKIAVLLSGGVDSSVALYKVINKGYTNIKCYYLKIWLEDELSYIGNCPWQEDLNYVEAVCNKFNVPYEIINFQKEYYNKVVSYTIEELKNGNTPSPDIFCNQRIKFGAFFEKINEQYDLVVTGHYARIQKKEKKFFLKQAKDKIKDQSYFLSHLSQEQMSKLCFPLGTLFKSEVRQIAKSINLPNKDRKDSQGICFLGKIKYNEFIKYHLGEKKGNIVEKETGKIIGIHNGYWFFTVGQRRGIKLSNGPWFVIEKDLKKNIIYISHNENYLKQAKRKFLVHEIHWINGMPSDFENFKIKIRHGEKKYSCKLRLITNNLIEIYLNKKDHGISPGQFAIFYKNTECLGGAKIFKIIE from the coding sequence ATGAAAATAGCCGTACTTTTATCTGGAGGAGTTGATAGTTCTGTTGCCCTTTATAAAGTTATAAACAAAGGATATACAAATATAAAATGCTATTATCTAAAAATTTGGCTTGAAGATGAACTGTCTTATATTGGAAACTGCCCTTGGCAAGAAGATTTAAATTACGTTGAAGCTGTATGTAATAAATTTAATGTACCATATGAAATAATAAACTTTCAAAAAGAATATTATAACAAAGTAGTAAGCTATACTATTGAAGAACTAAAAAATGGCAATACCCCAAGTCCAGATATTTTTTGTAATCAAAGAATAAAGTTTGGAGCATTTTTTGAGAAAATTAATGAACAGTATGATTTGGTTGTCACAGGACATTACGCCAGAATACAAAAAAAAGAGAAAAAGTTTTTTTTAAAACAGGCAAAAGATAAAATTAAAGACCAAAGCTACTTTTTATCTCATCTCTCTCAAGAACAAATGTCAAAACTATGCTTCCCCCTAGGAACATTGTTTAAAAGCGAAGTAAGACAAATAGCTAAAAGCATAAATTTGCCCAACAAAGATAGAAAAGACAGTCAAGGTATTTGCTTTTTAGGAAAAATTAAATATAACGAATTTATAAAATATCATCTTGGCGAGAAAAAAGGCAATATAGTTGAAAAAGAAACAGGAAAAATAATAGGAATTCACAACGGATATTGGTTTTTTACAGTTGGCCAAAGAAGAGGAATAAAACTTAGCAACGGACCTTGGTTCGTCATAGAAAAAGACTTAAAAAAAAATATTATATATATCTCACATAACGAGAATTATTTAAAACAAGCAAAGCGCAAATTTTTAGTTCACGAAATACATTGGATAAATGGCATGCCTTCAGATTTTGAAAATTTCAAAATTAAAATAAGGCATGGTGAAAAAAAATACTCATGCAAATTAAGACTTATTACAAATAACTTAATTGAAATTTATTTAAATAAAAAAGATCATGGGATCTCTCCGGGGCAATTTGCAATCTTTTACAAAAATACAGAATGCCTAGGAGGTGCTAAAATTTTTAAAATTATAGAATAA
- a CDS encoding methyl-accepting chemotaxis protein, which produces MKLKARMLLLVLVLIAFFISILFFVFGMLINNKLVDQQFDLMINLIGNIKSSFNLYISSMEEKVRVSSMYFNSAEKFKEASKIRSKRLNFISDQSEILVQTGSNMMVTNKEGEIVFTTAVKDNSDFGKSIGDREYFTKLKESQSIVYNSFVMLADPGSIEESLVKNISKIRNKKGQIPYILIGIPLRDFGTGDIFGYFMFFYSVDYINRSFRGINFGILSSGRALAYDTTGRFLVHHTVLPGDVLTDLSASYSNILKKTSEELLQKNKEISTVYYYDPNNSKKYVGISQKVLLNLSNSKFILLMRTSEDDFYYMSRATSLILGISFVFTLLILAIATLYLVKRLSSSLNKILEYSERLASGNFTADVNFGKWDTVELYSLYEGLEQLRTNFSSVAKGVIENLDYLYENAIQIANASQNLSSGAVEQASTLEQMTANIEQISQGVSENTENASTTEKIAVNTNERTKEGHKSVVKAIEAMTIITEKIGIIDEITRQTNLLALNASIEAARVGEKGKGFEVVAAEVRKLADQSKESAREIIDIANRSLTVASRAGENFEQIVPGMEQTARLVKNISNESSKQSVQIEQFKNAIEQVSQLVQTTASSSEELSAMSEKMLESVKDLKESVDYFKIEK; this is translated from the coding sequence ATGAAGCTGAAAGCTAGGATGTTGCTACTTGTTCTTGTTCTTATAGCATTCTTTATATCAATTTTGTTTTTTGTGTTTGGAATGTTGATTAATAATAAATTGGTAGATCAACAGTTTGATCTTATGATAAATCTTATTGGAAACATTAAAAGTTCTTTTAACCTTTATATTTCTTCTATGGAAGAGAAAGTTAGGGTTAGTTCCATGTATTTCAATTCTGCTGAAAAATTTAAGGAGGCTAGTAAAATTAGATCCAAAAGGTTGAATTTCATTTCAGATCAATCTGAAATTCTTGTTCAAACCGGTAGTAATATGATGGTTACAAACAAGGAAGGTGAAATAGTTTTTACTACGGCTGTTAAGGATAATAGTGATTTTGGAAAGTCTATTGGGGATAGAGAATATTTTACAAAACTTAAAGAATCTCAAAGCATTGTTTACAATTCTTTTGTCATGTTAGCAGATCCTGGATCTATTGAGGAGTCTTTAGTTAAAAATATTTCCAAAATAAGAAATAAAAAAGGTCAGATTCCTTATATATTAATAGGTATACCATTAAGAGATTTTGGCACAGGCGATATTTTTGGTTATTTTATGTTTTTTTATTCAGTAGATTATATAAATAGGTCTTTTAGAGGAATTAATTTTGGAATACTCTCTAGCGGCCGTGCTTTAGCTTATGATACTACGGGTAGATTCTTGGTTCATCATACAGTATTGCCAGGCGATGTTTTGACTGATCTTAGTGCTTCTTATTCTAACATTCTTAAAAAAACATCTGAAGAGTTGTTGCAAAAAAATAAAGAAATTTCAACTGTTTATTATTATGATCCTAATAACAGTAAAAAATATGTGGGAATTAGTCAAAAGGTGTTATTAAATTTGTCTAATAGTAAATTTATTCTTTTGATGAGAACTTCAGAGGATGATTTTTATTATATGTCGCGAGCCACATCTTTAATCTTGGGTATTAGTTTTGTATTTACATTGCTTATTCTTGCCATTGCAACTCTTTATCTTGTGAAAAGGTTGAGCTCTTCTTTGAATAAGATATTAGAATATTCTGAGCGACTTGCTTCTGGTAATTTTACTGCAGATGTTAATTTTGGCAAATGGGATACTGTGGAGCTGTATAGTTTATACGAAGGTCTTGAACAACTCAGAACTAATTTTTCTTCAGTTGCTAAAGGGGTCATTGAAAACCTAGATTACCTTTATGAAAATGCTATTCAAATAGCAAATGCAAGTCAGAATTTAAGTTCTGGTGCTGTTGAGCAGGCTTCTACTTTAGAGCAAATGACAGCAAATATTGAACAAATATCACAAGGTGTTTCTGAAAATACTGAAAATGCATCTACTACTGAAAAAATTGCTGTTAATACTAATGAGAGAACCAAAGAGGGCCATAAATCTGTTGTTAAAGCTATTGAGGCAATGACCATAATTACTGAGAAAATTGGAATTATTGATGAGATAACAAGACAAACTAATTTGCTTGCTTTAAATGCCTCGATTGAGGCTGCTCGAGTAGGTGAAAAAGGTAAGGGATTTGAAGTGGTAGCTGCTGAGGTTAGAAAGCTTGCGGATCAAAGCAAGGAATCAGCAAGAGAGATTATTGATATTGCAAACAGAAGCTTAACTGTTGCAAGCCGTGCTGGGGAAAATTTTGAACAAATAGTTCCTGGTATGGAGCAAACGGCTAGACTTGTGAAAAACATTTCTAATGAAAGTTCTAAGCAAAGTGTTCAGATAGAGCAGTTTAAAAATGCAATAGAACAGGTTAGTCAGTTAGTTCAGACTACAGCTTCAAGTAGTGAAGAACTTTCTGCTATGTCTGAAAAAATGCTAGAGAGTGTCAAAGATTTAAAAGAATCTGTTGATTACTTTAAGATCGAAAAGTAA